The following coding sequences lie in one Mycobacterium sp. DL440 genomic window:
- a CDS encoding mannan-binding family protein, which yields MLRIGKLIGAAALVAGSVVAITTAPSAAASAATFCDELAGQWDGQACHTSVTSDRKAVRDIKLALPGDLVENPVIRQYLTNLMNNWRNAAQKMAADSFGEEQFEIFQHGDATTAVFHEMYSGTVGTDALSHPNAPIVSDAYRTFTFAGGRQLQLADLFKPGVDHRAEIPRLGEPFLVAALDAAPPPHQPGTYPFTPDRWTPDRVYSGGYKAWALTPDELILYMPDYPVGRDSPINFTPGAMQWSMDGGTVQAHIPLSALAPVLQPQYGGA from the coding sequence ATGTTGCGCATCGGCAAACTGATCGGCGCAGCGGCCCTGGTGGCGGGTTCGGTGGTGGCCATCACGACTGCCCCGTCCGCCGCGGCCTCGGCGGCGACGTTCTGTGACGAACTGGCCGGACAGTGGGACGGGCAGGCCTGCCACACGTCGGTGACCTCGGACCGGAAGGCGGTCCGGGACATCAAGCTGGCGCTGCCCGGCGATCTGGTGGAAAACCCCGTCATCCGGCAGTACCTGACCAACCTGATGAACAACTGGCGCAACGCCGCGCAGAAGATGGCCGCGGACAGCTTCGGCGAGGAGCAGTTCGAGATCTTCCAGCACGGCGACGCGACGACGGCCGTTTTCCACGAGATGTACTCAGGCACGGTCGGTACCGACGCGCTGTCACACCCGAACGCGCCGATCGTCAGCGACGCCTACCGCACCTTCACGTTCGCCGGCGGGCGGCAGTTGCAGCTGGCCGACCTGTTCAAACCGGGTGTCGACCACCGAGCCGAGATCCCGCGCCTGGGTGAGCCGTTCCTCGTCGCCGCCCTTGATGCCGCACCGCCGCCGCACCAGCCCGGCACCTATCCCTTCACTCCTGACCGCTGGACCCCGGACAGGGTGTACTCGGGCGGCTACAAGGCCTGGGCGTTGACGCCGGACGAGTTGATCCTCTACATGCCGGACTATCCGGTCGGCCGCGACTCCCCGATCAATTTCACGCCGGGGGCGATGCAGTGGTCGATGGACGGCGGCACCGTGCAGGCGCACATTCCGCTCTCCGCGCTCGCCCCGGTACTCCAGCCGCAGTACGGCGGCGCCTGA
- a CDS encoding ABC transporter substrate-binding protein: protein MLSALVLVLTACGSSGESARTEDGKTVVRYQGWAGEVRFQELAEDLGYYQKIKLDWVGNTTSGPQDIQSVATGDIDVGEAFNGAVVKLNAAGAPITSVLSSYGADDGEYTGYFVLENSPIRSARDLIGKKVGMNTLGAHHEFLTREWLAKEGLTNDEIKTVTLTVVPPVNTEQALREGQIDVAALNGIWRETAQQRGGIRPLFTDKSLFGAFSYGTYVVRDDFLAKNRDAVADFVQGTARAIRWTQVTPRDEVVAKFRDIINKRKRNEDTQSIEYWRSSGIPVPGAVIAERELQTWIDWLVRNGELKEGQLKAKDLYTNEFNPYANGTYPDGSGPDGKALAHK, encoded by the coding sequence ATGCTCAGCGCACTCGTGTTGGTACTGACCGCGTGTGGCTCGTCCGGTGAATCCGCGCGCACGGAAGACGGCAAGACCGTGGTGCGCTACCAGGGCTGGGCCGGCGAGGTTCGGTTCCAGGAACTGGCCGAGGATCTCGGTTACTACCAGAAGATCAAGCTGGATTGGGTGGGCAACACCACCAGCGGGCCGCAGGACATCCAGTCGGTGGCCACCGGCGACATCGACGTGGGTGAGGCGTTCAACGGTGCCGTGGTCAAGCTCAATGCCGCCGGTGCGCCGATCACCTCAGTGCTGAGCTCATACGGCGCCGACGACGGCGAATACACCGGCTACTTCGTGTTGGAGAACAGCCCGATCCGCTCGGCCAGGGACCTGATCGGGAAGAAGGTCGGGATGAATACCCTTGGCGCCCATCACGAATTCCTGACTCGGGAATGGCTGGCCAAGGAGGGTCTGACCAACGACGAGATCAAGACGGTGACCCTCACCGTGGTGCCGCCGGTCAACACCGAGCAAGCGTTGCGCGAAGGCCAGATCGACGTCGCCGCCCTCAACGGGATCTGGCGCGAAACCGCGCAGCAACGCGGCGGGATCCGGCCGCTGTTCACCGACAAGTCGCTGTTCGGCGCATTCAGCTACGGCACCTATGTGGTCCGTGACGATTTCCTGGCCAAGAACCGCGATGCGGTGGCCGATTTCGTGCAGGGCACCGCGCGGGCGATCCGCTGGACCCAGGTGACCCCGCGTGACGAGGTGGTCGCCAAGTTCCGGGACATCATCAACAAGCGAAAGCGCAACGAGGACACCCAGTCCATCGAATACTGGCGCAGCTCGGGCATTCCGGTGCCCGGCGCGGTGATCGCCGAACGCGAACTGCAGACCTGGATCGACTGGCTCGTCCGCAATGGCGAGCTCAAGGAGGGCCAGTTGAAGGCAAAAGACCTCTATACCAACGAATTCAACCCGTACGCCAACGGAACCTATCCCGACGGCAGCGGGCCCGATGGGAAAGCGTTGGCACACAAGTGA
- a CDS encoding ABC transporter ATP-binding protein → MSTYESATPKLSLRQVTKQFAIRGEKDRFTAIQDISIDLAAGEFLVLVGPSGCGKSTLLDLLGGLTQPTSGEILLDGTPITGPGLDRGIVFQQYALLPWRTARKNIEFGLEAKGLPAAERRRRAEEYLDLVGLQGFADRYPHELSGGMKQRVAIARSLAFDPEVLLMDEPFAALDAQTRESLQDELLRIWQATGKTILFITHGIDEALYLGQRVAVLTSRPGRIKKIVDVDIDRSTDDIRSSEGFRAQRHHIWSLLHDEVERARSEEVQHV, encoded by the coding sequence GTGAGTACATACGAGAGCGCGACACCCAAACTGAGCCTGCGCCAGGTGACCAAGCAGTTCGCGATCCGGGGTGAGAAGGACCGTTTCACCGCGATTCAGGACATCAGCATCGATCTGGCGGCGGGGGAGTTCCTGGTGCTGGTCGGGCCGAGTGGCTGCGGCAAGTCGACCCTGCTGGATCTGCTGGGCGGCCTGACCCAGCCGACGTCGGGGGAGATCCTGCTCGACGGCACGCCGATCACCGGTCCCGGTCTGGATCGTGGCATCGTCTTCCAGCAGTACGCGTTGCTGCCGTGGCGCACCGCCCGCAAGAACATCGAATTCGGCCTGGAGGCAAAAGGACTGCCGGCTGCCGAGCGGCGGCGACGGGCCGAAGAGTATCTCGATCTGGTCGGGCTCCAGGGCTTCGCGGATCGTTACCCGCACGAACTGTCCGGCGGCATGAAGCAGCGGGTCGCGATCGCCCGCAGCCTCGCGTTCGACCCCGAGGTGCTGTTGATGGACGAGCCGTTCGCCGCGCTGGATGCCCAGACCCGGGAATCCCTGCAGGACGAGCTGCTGAGGATTTGGCAGGCCACCGGCAAGACCATCCTGTTCATCACCCACGGCATCGACGAGGCGCTGTATCTCGGCCAACGGGTCGCGGTGCTCACCTCGCGACCGGGCCGGATCAAGAAGATCGTCGACGTCGACATCGACCGCAGCACCGACGACATCCGATCCAGCGAAGGGTTCCGGGCGCAACGCCACCACATCTGGTCGCTTCTGCACGACGAGGTGGAACGCGCCCGGTCCGAGGAGGTTCAACATGTCTAG
- a CDS encoding ABC transporter permease translates to MSSAIAVAPVAAPVEPTIEPPAGAPEAAHRGRRVQALAWRLLRPTVVVAAFLALWEVAPRVGLVDKVFLPPFSEVISAWFTLLGNGQLAEHVSASLSRALIGLAIAIVISIPLGVAIAWYRPVAEFLNPILELFRNTAALALLPVFILILGIGETSKVALVIYAASFPILLNTISGVRTVDPLLIKSARSLGLSPIRLFQKVILPAAVPTIFTGLRMAAASSILVLIAAEMVGAKAGLGYLITASQLNFQIPNMYAGIVTIALVGVTFNGIVVAIEGRLSGWRVTT, encoded by the coding sequence ATGTCTAGTGCCATCGCAGTGGCTCCGGTCGCGGCGCCCGTCGAGCCGACGATCGAGCCGCCGGCCGGCGCGCCGGAAGCCGCGCATCGCGGCCGCCGGGTGCAGGCCCTTGCATGGCGTCTGTTGCGTCCCACGGTGGTCGTCGCCGCGTTCCTGGCGCTGTGGGAGGTGGCGCCGCGGGTCGGGTTGGTGGACAAGGTCTTCCTGCCGCCGTTCTCCGAGGTCATCAGCGCCTGGTTCACACTCCTGGGCAACGGACAACTGGCCGAACATGTTTCGGCCAGTCTGTCGCGGGCCCTGATCGGCCTCGCCATCGCGATCGTGATCAGCATTCCGCTCGGGGTGGCGATCGCCTGGTACCGGCCGGTCGCGGAGTTCCTCAACCCGATCCTCGAGTTGTTCCGCAACACCGCCGCACTGGCGCTGTTGCCGGTGTTCATCCTGATCCTGGGCATCGGCGAAACCTCCAAAGTCGCGCTGGTGATCTACGCGGCGTCGTTCCCGATCCTGCTCAACACCATCTCCGGGGTACGCACCGTGGACCCCCTGCTGATCAAATCGGCGCGCTCTCTCGGGCTTTCGCCGATCCGGCTGTTCCAGAAGGTGATCCTGCCCGCGGCGGTGCCGACCATCTTCACCGGCCTGCGCATGGCGGCGGCCTCTTCGATCCTGGTGCTCATCGCCGCCGAGATGGTCGGCGCCAAGGCTGGATTGGGATACCTGATCACCGCCTCGCAGCTGAACTTCCAGATCCCCAACATGTACGCCGGCATCGTCACCATCGCCCTGGTGGGAGTCACCTTCAACGGCATCGTGGTGGCCATCGAAGGGCGCCTGTCGGGCTGGCGCGTCACCACTTAG